One Sander vitreus isolate 19-12246 chromosome 22, sanVit1, whole genome shotgun sequence DNA segment encodes these proteins:
- the LOC144536947 gene encoding E3 ubiquitin-protein ligase MARCHF6-like isoform X1, whose translation MDTAEEADICRVCRSEGTPDKPLYHPCVCTGSIKFIHQECLVQWLKHSRKEYCELCKHRFAFTPIYSPDMPSRLPIQDICAGLLTSVGTAIRYWFHYTLVAFAWLGVVPLTACRIYKCLFTGSVSSLLTLPLDMLSTENLLADCLQGCFVVTCTLCAFISLVWLREQIVHGGAPHWLEQHQPPPNAAGQANEAQAAGQGAADEPPAAQPAPADPPAQNEAEPEPPDVPPDQGDNPELEEEEGAAAEDADPNNGAQDDMNWNALEWDRAAEELTWERMLGLDGSLVFLEHVFWVVSLNTLFILVFAFCPYHIGHFSVVGLGFEEYVQASHFEGLITTIVGYILLAMTLILCHGLAALVRFQRSRRLLGVCYIVVKVSLLVVVEIGVFPLICGWWLDICSLEMFDASLKDRELSFKSAPGTTMFLHWLVGMVYVFYFASFILLLREVLRPGVLWFLRNLNDPDFNPVQEMIHLPIYRHLRRFILSVVVFGSIVLLMLWLPIRLIKLLLPTFLPYNVMLYSDAPVSELSLELLLLQVVLPALLEQGHTRQWLKGLVRAWTVSAGYLLDLHSYLLGEQEDNDANQPVNNNNNNPPPGHHNNNNNPAPAGEGLHAAHQAILQQGGPVGFQPYHRPLRFPFRIVLLIAFMCITLLVASLVCLTLPVFTGRWLMSFWTGSSKIHELYTAACGLYVCWLSIRGVTVLLAWMPQGRTVIAHKVQEWTLMFVQILKTLVVALLVAGVIPLLLGLLFELVIVAPLRVPLDQTPLFYPWQDWALGVLHAKIIAAITLMGPQWWLKTVIEQVYANGIRNIDLQFIIRKLAAPVISVLLLSLCVPYVIAAGVVPAVGVTPEMEILMQRRIYPFLLMVVSLIGILSFQIRQFKRLYEHIKNDKYLVGQRLVNYERKAARASSVPPPNPVAE comes from the exons ATGGATACTGCCGAAGAAG CGGACATTTGTCGTGTGTGCCGCTCTGAGGGGACCCCGGACAAACCCTTGTACCACCCGTGTGTCTGCACTGGCAGTATCAAGTTTATCCACCAGGAATG TTTGGTCCAGTGGCTAAAGCACAGCAGAAAGGAGTACTGTGAATTATGCAAGCACAGATTTGCTTTCACACCAA TCTACTCCCCAGACATGCCCTCACGTCTGCCCATCCAGGACATCTGTGCCGGCCTGCTGACCAGTGTGGGCACGGCCATCCGTTACTGGTTTCATTACACACTGGTGGCCTTCGCATGGCTCGGGGTGGTTCCTCTCACTGCAT GTCGCATCTACAAGTGTCTGTTTACCGGCTCTGTGAGCTCACTTTTGACACTGCCGCTGGACATGCTCTCTAC AGAGAACCTGCTTGCAGATTGTCTACAGGGCTGCTTTGTGGTCACCTGCACGCTGTGTGCATTTATCAGCCTGGTGTGGCTCAGAGAACAGATAGTCCATGGTGGTGCTCCCCATTGGTTAGAGCAGCACCAGCCACCACCTAATGCAGCCGGACAAGCCAATGAG GCACAAGCTGCAGGCCAGGGAGCAGCTGATGAGCCCCCTGCAGCCCAGCCAGCCCCTGCTGATCCACCAGCCCAGAATGAAGCAGAGCCTGAGCCCCCTGATGTGCCCCCAGACCAGGGTGATAACCCGGAgctggaagaagaggagggagcAGCAGCTGAAGATGCAGATCCCAACAATGGAGCACAAG ATGACATGAATTGGAATGCTTTGGAGTGGGACAGAGCGGCGGAGGAGCTCACATGGGAAAGG ATGCTTGGCCTGGATGGTTCACTGGTATTTCTG GAGCATGTTTTTTGGGTAGTGTCTCTCAACACACTCTTCATCCTGGTCTTTG cATTTTGTCCCTACCACATTGGGCACTTCTCTGTCGTGGGTCTTGGCTTCGAGGAATAT GTCCAAGCCTCGCACTTTGAGGGCTTAATCACAACCATTGTGGGCTACATACTGCTGGCCATGACGCTCATCCTCTGTCAT GGACTGGCTGCTCTGGTCAGGTTCCAGCGCTCCCGACGTCTCCTGGGAGTCTGCTACATTGTTGTCAAG GTCTCTCTGCTGGTTGTTGTGGAGATTGGTGTTTTTCCACTCATCTGTGGCTGGTGGCTTGACATCTGCTCTTTA GAGATGTTTGATGCCTCCCTGAAAGACAGAGAGTTGAGTTTTAAATCAGCCCCTGGTACCACCATGTTCCTGCACTGGCTTGTGGGAATGGTCTATGTCTTCTACTTTGCTTCTTTCATCCTCCTCCTGAGAGAG GTGCTGAGGCCGGGAGTGCTGTGGTTTCTGAGAAACCTCAATGACCCAGATTTTAACCCGGTGCAGGAGATGATTCACCTGCCCATCTACAGACACCTGCGGCGGTTCATCCTGTCCGTGGTTGTGTTCGGCTCTATCGTGTTGCTCATGCTGTGGCTGCCCATCAGGCTGATCAAACTGCTGCTGCCCACCTTCCTCCCATACAACGTCATGCTCTACAG TGATGCCCCAGTCAGCGAGCTGTCTTTGGAGCTATTATTACTGCAGGTTGTGCTGCCAGCTCTATTGGAGCAGGGACACACTCGCCAGTGGCTCAAAGGCCTGGTCAGGGCCTGGACAGTCAGTGCTGGATATTTACT AGACCTCCACTCCTACCTCCTCGGGGAGCAGGAGGACAATGATGCCAACCAGCCTgtgaacaacaacaataacaacccTCCTCCTGGTCAccataacaacaataacaacccTGCCCCAGCTGGCGAGGGGCTGCATGCAGCCCATCAGGCCATTCTGCAGCAAGGGGGGCCAGTTGGATTCCAGCCTTACCACAGACCCCTTCGCTTCCCATTCAGG ATTGTGTTGCTGATAGCATTCATGTGCATCACTCTGCTGGTGGCCAGCCTGGTGTGCCTAACCCTACCAG TGTTCACCGGACGCTGGCTGATGTCCTTCTGGACAGGAAGCTCCAAAATCCACGAGCTGTACACGGCAGCGTGTGGCCTGTATGTCTGCTGGCTGTCTATCCGCGGAGTCACCGTGCTGCTGGCCTGGATGCCCCAGGGACGCACCGTCATCGCACACAAAGTCCAGGAGTGGACACTCATG TTTGTGCAGATTCTGAAGACCCTGGTTGTAGCTCTGCTGGTCGCCGGAGTCATCCCGTTGCTACTGGGCCTGCTGTTTGAACTGGTCATTGTGGCTCCACTCAGGGTCCCCCTGGACCAAACACCCCTCTTCTACCCTTGGCAG GACTGGGCTCTCGGAGTGCTCCATGCCAAAATCATTGCTGCCATCACACTCATGGGCCCTCAGTGGTGGCTGAAGACTGTTATTGAGCAG GTTTACGCAAACGGAATTCGCAACATTGACCTCCAGTTCATCATCCGTAAACTGGCAGCTCCGGTCATCTCAGTCCTGCTGCTGTCCTTGTGCGTGCCATATGTGATCGCTGCCGGGGTGGTTCCTGCTGTGG GAGTTACCCCAGAGATGGAGATTCTAATGCAGAGAAGAATCTACCCTTTCCTCTTGATGGTGGTTTCACTTATCGGCATCCTGTCCTTCCAGATCCGACAGTTTAAACGCCTCTATGAACACATCAAGAACGACAA GTACCTGGTTGGACAGAGGCTTGTCAACTACGAACGGAAAGCTGCAAGAGCAAGCTCAGTCCCGCCCCCCAACCCTGTCGCAGAGTAG
- the LOC144536947 gene encoding E3 ubiquitin-protein ligase MARCHF6-like isoform X2 — translation MDTAEEADICRVCRSEGTPDKPLYHPCVCTGSIKFIHQECLVQWLKHSRKEYCELCKHRFAFTPIYSPDMPSRLPIQDICAGLLTSVGTAIRYWFHYTLVAFAWLGVVPLTACRIYKCLFTGSVSSLLTLPLDMLSTENLLADCLQGCFVVTCTLCAFISLVWLREQIVHGGAPHWLEQHQPPPNAAGQANEAQAAGQGAADEPPAAQPAPADPPAQNEAEPEPPDVPPDQGDNPELEEEEGAAAEDADPNNGAQDDMNWNALEWDRAAEELTWERMLGLDGSLVFLEHVFWVVSLNTLFILVFAFCPYHIGHFSVVGLGFEEYVQASHFEGLITTIVGYILLAMTLILCHGLAALVRFQRSRRLLGVCYIVVKVSLLVVVEIGVFPLICGWWLDICSLEMFDASLKDRELSFKSAPGTTMFLHWLVGMVYVFYFASFILLLREVLRPGVLWFLRNLNDPDFNPVQEMIHLPIYRHLRRFILSVVVFGSIVLLMLWLPIRLIKLLLPTFLPYNVMLYSDAPVSELSLELLLLQVVLPALLEQGHTRQWLKGLVRAWTVSAGYLLDLHSYLLGEQEDNDANQPVNNNNNNPPPGHHNNNNNPAPAGEGLHAAHQAILQQGGPVGFQPYHRPLRFPFRIVLLIAFMCITLLVASLVCLTLPVFTGRWLMSFWTGSSKIHELYTAACGLYVCWLSIRGVTVLLAWMPQGRTVIAHKVQEWTLMILKTLVVALLVAGVIPLLLGLLFELVIVAPLRVPLDQTPLFYPWQDWALGVLHAKIIAAITLMGPQWWLKTVIEQVYANGIRNIDLQFIIRKLAAPVISVLLLSLCVPYVIAAGVVPAVGVTPEMEILMQRRIYPFLLMVVSLIGILSFQIRQFKRLYEHIKNDKYLVGQRLVNYERKAARASSVPPPNPVAE, via the exons ATGGATACTGCCGAAGAAG CGGACATTTGTCGTGTGTGCCGCTCTGAGGGGACCCCGGACAAACCCTTGTACCACCCGTGTGTCTGCACTGGCAGTATCAAGTTTATCCACCAGGAATG TTTGGTCCAGTGGCTAAAGCACAGCAGAAAGGAGTACTGTGAATTATGCAAGCACAGATTTGCTTTCACACCAA TCTACTCCCCAGACATGCCCTCACGTCTGCCCATCCAGGACATCTGTGCCGGCCTGCTGACCAGTGTGGGCACGGCCATCCGTTACTGGTTTCATTACACACTGGTGGCCTTCGCATGGCTCGGGGTGGTTCCTCTCACTGCAT GTCGCATCTACAAGTGTCTGTTTACCGGCTCTGTGAGCTCACTTTTGACACTGCCGCTGGACATGCTCTCTAC AGAGAACCTGCTTGCAGATTGTCTACAGGGCTGCTTTGTGGTCACCTGCACGCTGTGTGCATTTATCAGCCTGGTGTGGCTCAGAGAACAGATAGTCCATGGTGGTGCTCCCCATTGGTTAGAGCAGCACCAGCCACCACCTAATGCAGCCGGACAAGCCAATGAG GCACAAGCTGCAGGCCAGGGAGCAGCTGATGAGCCCCCTGCAGCCCAGCCAGCCCCTGCTGATCCACCAGCCCAGAATGAAGCAGAGCCTGAGCCCCCTGATGTGCCCCCAGACCAGGGTGATAACCCGGAgctggaagaagaggagggagcAGCAGCTGAAGATGCAGATCCCAACAATGGAGCACAAG ATGACATGAATTGGAATGCTTTGGAGTGGGACAGAGCGGCGGAGGAGCTCACATGGGAAAGG ATGCTTGGCCTGGATGGTTCACTGGTATTTCTG GAGCATGTTTTTTGGGTAGTGTCTCTCAACACACTCTTCATCCTGGTCTTTG cATTTTGTCCCTACCACATTGGGCACTTCTCTGTCGTGGGTCTTGGCTTCGAGGAATAT GTCCAAGCCTCGCACTTTGAGGGCTTAATCACAACCATTGTGGGCTACATACTGCTGGCCATGACGCTCATCCTCTGTCAT GGACTGGCTGCTCTGGTCAGGTTCCAGCGCTCCCGACGTCTCCTGGGAGTCTGCTACATTGTTGTCAAG GTCTCTCTGCTGGTTGTTGTGGAGATTGGTGTTTTTCCACTCATCTGTGGCTGGTGGCTTGACATCTGCTCTTTA GAGATGTTTGATGCCTCCCTGAAAGACAGAGAGTTGAGTTTTAAATCAGCCCCTGGTACCACCATGTTCCTGCACTGGCTTGTGGGAATGGTCTATGTCTTCTACTTTGCTTCTTTCATCCTCCTCCTGAGAGAG GTGCTGAGGCCGGGAGTGCTGTGGTTTCTGAGAAACCTCAATGACCCAGATTTTAACCCGGTGCAGGAGATGATTCACCTGCCCATCTACAGACACCTGCGGCGGTTCATCCTGTCCGTGGTTGTGTTCGGCTCTATCGTGTTGCTCATGCTGTGGCTGCCCATCAGGCTGATCAAACTGCTGCTGCCCACCTTCCTCCCATACAACGTCATGCTCTACAG TGATGCCCCAGTCAGCGAGCTGTCTTTGGAGCTATTATTACTGCAGGTTGTGCTGCCAGCTCTATTGGAGCAGGGACACACTCGCCAGTGGCTCAAAGGCCTGGTCAGGGCCTGGACAGTCAGTGCTGGATATTTACT AGACCTCCACTCCTACCTCCTCGGGGAGCAGGAGGACAATGATGCCAACCAGCCTgtgaacaacaacaataacaacccTCCTCCTGGTCAccataacaacaataacaacccTGCCCCAGCTGGCGAGGGGCTGCATGCAGCCCATCAGGCCATTCTGCAGCAAGGGGGGCCAGTTGGATTCCAGCCTTACCACAGACCCCTTCGCTTCCCATTCAGG ATTGTGTTGCTGATAGCATTCATGTGCATCACTCTGCTGGTGGCCAGCCTGGTGTGCCTAACCCTACCAG TGTTCACCGGACGCTGGCTGATGTCCTTCTGGACAGGAAGCTCCAAAATCCACGAGCTGTACACGGCAGCGTGTGGCCTGTATGTCTGCTGGCTGTCTATCCGCGGAGTCACCGTGCTGCTGGCCTGGATGCCCCAGGGACGCACCGTCATCGCACACAAAGTCCAGGAGTGGACACTCATG ATTCTGAAGACCCTGGTTGTAGCTCTGCTGGTCGCCGGAGTCATCCCGTTGCTACTGGGCCTGCTGTTTGAACTGGTCATTGTGGCTCCACTCAGGGTCCCCCTGGACCAAACACCCCTCTTCTACCCTTGGCAG GACTGGGCTCTCGGAGTGCTCCATGCCAAAATCATTGCTGCCATCACACTCATGGGCCCTCAGTGGTGGCTGAAGACTGTTATTGAGCAG GTTTACGCAAACGGAATTCGCAACATTGACCTCCAGTTCATCATCCGTAAACTGGCAGCTCCGGTCATCTCAGTCCTGCTGCTGTCCTTGTGCGTGCCATATGTGATCGCTGCCGGGGTGGTTCCTGCTGTGG GAGTTACCCCAGAGATGGAGATTCTAATGCAGAGAAGAATCTACCCTTTCCTCTTGATGGTGGTTTCACTTATCGGCATCCTGTCCTTCCAGATCCGACAGTTTAAACGCCTCTATGAACACATCAAGAACGACAA GTACCTGGTTGGACAGAGGCTTGTCAACTACGAACGGAAAGCTGCAAGAGCAAGCTCAGTCCCGCCCCCCAACCCTGTCGCAGAGTAG